A window of the Syntrophorhabdales bacterium genome harbors these coding sequences:
- a CDS encoding response regulator, translating into MRVLVVDDFPTMRRILKNVLRQLEMRDTLEAGNGKEALEVLKKEEVDLILCDLLMPEMNGIELLRVCKDDPQLSNIPFIMVTAEAQKKAVMEAIKAGVDNYITKPFTPERLKDAINKVASRNPQ; encoded by the coding sequence ATGAGAGTCCTCGTTGTTGATGATTTCCCTACTATGCGAAGAATATTAAAGAATGTTTTGCGGCAGCTGGAGATGAGGGATACACTGGAAGCAGGGAATGGCAAAGAGGCACTGGAGGTCCTGAAAAAAGAAGAAGTGGACCTGATCCTGTGTGATCTACTGATGCCTGAGATGAATGGCATAGAATTGCTGCGGGTGTGTAAAGACGATCCCCAACTCAGCAATATCCCGTTTATCATGGTAACTGCCGAGGCGCAGAAGAAGGCAGTTATGGAGGCCATAAAGGCGGGCGTGGACAATTACATAACCAAGCCGTTCACGCCCGAGAGATTGAAGGACGCTATCAATAAAGTAGCTTCGAGAAATCCGCAGTAA